A DNA window from Desulfatibacillum aliphaticivorans DSM 15576 contains the following coding sequences:
- the purM gene encoding phosphoribosylformylglycinamidine cyclo-ligase, giving the protein MAKSLSYADAGVDIDKANRLVDRIKTIVKSTPRQGVIGGIGGFGGLFSLNTEQYERPVLVSSTDGVGTKLRVAIMMDKHDTIGIDLVAMSVNDILVQGAKPLFFLDYLSMGKLNENTAADIIEGVAEGCRQANCALIGGETAEMPGMYEDGDYDLAGFAVGIADNFKIVDGSDVGQGNVLLGIASTGLHSNGYSLARKVFFDHLDLKVDSYVEDLGMTVGEAMLEPTKIYAEIVRNLIRDIHVNGMAHITGGGIIDNLPRTIPQSCKAIIREGSWEYPAIFPFMKKAGDIDEMEMMRTFNNGIGLVAVIPEPQVQEALELMQAMGEKAYVIGEIAARGENDDRIEWK; this is encoded by the coding sequence ATGGCCAAGTCCCTTTCCTACGCGGATGCAGGCGTCGACATTGATAAAGCCAACCGGTTGGTGGACAGGATCAAAACAATCGTCAAATCAACCCCCCGCCAGGGAGTGATCGGCGGCATTGGCGGATTCGGCGGATTGTTTTCCCTGAACACCGAGCAATACGAAAGGCCTGTGCTTGTCAGCTCCACGGACGGCGTGGGAACCAAATTGCGCGTGGCTATCATGATGGACAAGCACGACACCATAGGCATCGACCTGGTGGCCATGAGCGTGAACGACATTCTGGTTCAAGGCGCCAAGCCCTTATTTTTCCTGGACTACCTGTCCATGGGAAAACTGAACGAAAACACCGCCGCTGATATCATCGAGGGCGTGGCGGAAGGATGCCGCCAGGCCAATTGCGCCCTGATAGGCGGAGAAACCGCGGAAATGCCCGGCATGTATGAAGACGGCGACTACGATCTGGCAGGCTTCGCCGTGGGCATCGCCGACAATTTCAAAATCGTGGACGGTTCTGACGTGGGCCAGGGCAACGTGCTTTTGGGCATCGCCTCCACCGGGCTTCATTCCAACGGGTATTCCCTGGCCAGAAAGGTGTTTTTCGATCACCTGGACCTGAAGGTGGACTCCTACGTGGAGGACCTGGGGATGACCGTGGGCGAAGCCATGCTCGAACCCACCAAAATTTATGCGGAAATAGTCCGGAACCTTATCCGGGACATCCATGTTAACGGAATGGCCCATATTACCGGCGGCGGCATCATCGACAACCTGCCCCGAACCATTCCTCAGTCCTGTAAGGCCATTATCCGGGAAGGCTCCTGGGAGTACCCGGCCATTTTCCCGTTCATGAAAAAAGCCGGGGACATCGACGAAATGGAAATGATGCGCACTTTCAACAACGGCATTGGGCTGGTCGCCGTCATACCCGAACCCCAGGTCCAGGAAGCCCTGGAGCTGATGCAGGCCATGGGCGAAAAAGCCTATGTCATAGGCGAAATTGCCGCCCGCGGCGAAAATGACGATCGCATAGAATGGAAATAA